One Peterkaempfera bronchialis DNA window includes the following coding sequences:
- a CDS encoding C40 family peptidase, translating to MASHRRPKQPSRARISVLTAAAATAVAISAQAGTASAAPKPTKESVKAQVDKLNEQAEVATEQYNGAKEKQQQLQKQVNNIQDQVARQQSEVSAMQGTLGQLASSQYRSGGIDPTVQLMLSSDPAQFLDKASSLDQVSSQQADTLKQLQQKQRKLDQDKAEAQQKLAELDRTAKELKSAKSEVQQKLSKAQSLLNTLTAQERAALRAAEAASAERASRAAPRAGLDTSTGSGSASTVGASSYAAAAIAAAETRLGSPYVYGATGPSTFDCSGLMLWAYQQAGITLPRTSQAQAGAGTSMGTSLANAKPGDLIIYYSGMSHVGMYVGNGQIIHAPHTGAVVRYESATVMPIAKIVRI from the coding sequence GTGGCGTCCCACCGCCGTCCCAAGCAGCCGAGCCGCGCGCGGATCTCTGTCCTCACCGCCGCAGCCGCAACCGCCGTTGCCATATCCGCCCAGGCGGGTACCGCCAGCGCGGCCCCCAAGCCGACCAAGGAGTCCGTGAAGGCCCAGGTCGACAAGCTCAATGAGCAGGCCGAGGTCGCGACGGAGCAGTACAACGGGGCCAAGGAGAAGCAGCAGCAGCTCCAGAAGCAGGTCAACAACATCCAGGACCAGGTCGCCCGCCAGCAGTCCGAGGTCTCCGCGATGCAGGGCACCCTGGGCCAGCTCGCCTCCTCCCAGTACCGCTCGGGCGGCATCGACCCCACCGTCCAGCTGATGCTCTCCTCGGACCCGGCGCAGTTCCTGGACAAGGCGTCCTCGCTGGACCAGGTGAGCAGCCAGCAGGCGGACACCCTGAAGCAGCTCCAGCAGAAGCAGCGCAAGCTCGACCAGGACAAGGCCGAGGCGCAGCAGAAGCTGGCCGAGCTGGACCGCACCGCCAAGGAGCTGAAGAGCGCCAAGAGCGAGGTCCAGCAGAAGCTCTCCAAGGCTCAGTCGCTGCTCAACACCCTCACCGCCCAGGAGCGCGCCGCCCTCCGGGCTGCCGAGGCCGCCTCCGCCGAGCGCGCCTCCCGTGCCGCCCCCCGCGCCGGCCTGGACACCTCCACCGGCAGCGGCTCCGCCAGCACGGTGGGCGCCTCCAGCTACGCCGCCGCAGCGATTGCCGCCGCCGAGACCCGGCTGGGCTCGCCGTATGTCTACGGCGCCACCGGTCCGTCCACCTTCGACTGCTCCGGTCTGATGCTGTGGGCGTACCAGCAGGCCGGGATCACGCTGCCGCGCACCTCCCAGGCGCAGGCCGGTGCGGGCACCTCCATGGGTACCAGCCTCGCCAACGCCAAGCCCGGCGACCTGATCATCTACTACAGCGGCATGAGCCACGTCGGCATGTACGTGGGCAACGGCCAGATCATCCACGCCCCGCACACCGGCGCGGTGGTCCGCTATGAGTCCGCGACCGTGATGCCGATTGCGAAGATCGTCCGGATCTGA
- a CDS encoding C40 family peptidase: protein MASHRRPKQPSRARVSVFTAAAATAVAISAQAGAAHADPKPTKEQVKTKVDNLYEEAEQATEKYNGAKEKQQQLRKQAAQLQDRVARQQAEVSKLQLNLGALASAQYRSGGIDPTVQLMLSSNPDEFLAKASSTDQVSAQQADALRRLQEQQRLLDQQKAEASSTLAELDRTTRELKQNKSQMQTRLHDAQALLNTLTVQERAALDAADARASRGGAERVDLGNLPPAHGYAAVAVQAALSRQGMAYVSGATGPSTFDCSGLMLWAYSQAGVTLPRIASAQGTVGTNVPSLSQAQPGDLIIYYGGSHVGMYIGNGMVVHAPRPGKSVEVVSATSMPISVIRRV, encoded by the coding sequence TTGGCGTCCCACCGCCGTCCCAAGCAGCCGAGCCGCGCCCGGGTCTCGGTCTTCACCGCGGCGGCTGCGACCGCCGTCGCCATCTCCGCCCAGGCCGGTGCCGCGCACGCGGATCCCAAGCCGACCAAGGAGCAGGTGAAGACCAAGGTCGACAACCTGTACGAGGAGGCCGAGCAGGCCACCGAGAAGTACAACGGCGCCAAGGAGAAGCAGCAGCAACTGCGCAAGCAGGCAGCCCAGTTGCAGGACCGGGTGGCCCGGCAGCAGGCCGAGGTGAGCAAGCTCCAGCTGAACCTGGGAGCGCTGGCGTCCGCGCAGTACCGGTCGGGCGGCATCGACCCCACCGTCCAGCTGATGCTCTCCTCCAACCCGGACGAGTTCCTGGCCAAGGCGTCCTCCACGGACCAGGTGAGCGCCCAGCAGGCCGACGCGCTGCGGCGGCTCCAGGAGCAGCAGCGCCTCCTGGACCAGCAGAAGGCGGAGGCGTCGTCCACGCTGGCCGAGCTGGACCGCACCACCCGCGAGCTCAAGCAGAACAAGTCGCAGATGCAGACCCGGCTGCACGATGCCCAGGCGCTGCTCAACACCCTCACCGTGCAGGAGCGCGCGGCGCTGGACGCGGCGGACGCGCGGGCCTCGCGCGGCGGTGCGGAGCGGGTGGACCTCGGCAATCTGCCGCCGGCCCACGGCTATGCGGCCGTCGCCGTGCAGGCGGCGCTCAGCAGGCAGGGCATGGCCTATGTCAGCGGCGCGACCGGTCCGTCCACCTTCGACTGCTCCGGTCTGATGCTCTGGGCCTACAGCCAGGCCGGTGTGACGCTGCCGCGTATCGCCTCAGCGCAGGGCACGGTGGGTACCAATGTGCCCTCGCTCTCCCAGGCGCAGCCGGGCGACCTGATCATCTATTACGGCGGCAGCCACGTCGGCATGTACATCGGCAACGGGATGGTGGTGCACGCGCCGCGTCCCGGAAAGTCGGTCGAGGTCGTCTCGGCGACCTCCATGCCGATCTCGGTGATCCGGCGCGTCTGA
- a CDS encoding NYN domain-containing protein: MSDGGSSGDAAVGGGSSAGEASGGAAAGGSSAGASSSGAPGAAGAASSGGEPSTEAAPGGGSAGDAAAADHGEDESGERLDRPLPEGVRRRVVGIAADALGSLPAAELPAGLRPYAKFTPARRAKYAATALAAALAAEPLFRLRIADRLRLGQPELVRALESGTAPAAADPMDVAAAAYLVRSRGWSRLVADAGEEAERADAEGTAAEAVRLAEKLEGELAALRASARTDADRLRGELDAAKRESDALRKKLRSLESDTRRAEAATRKVAAELEAARAAAQAERSTAEGEARRLRHRVAELESALEAGRRTAREGRSVEDMRLRLLLDTVLHAAQGLQRELALPVTRMRPADLVEAVAPGAASPHDVARRALAEDDPALLDQLLALPQVHLLVDGYNVTKTGYPMLPLEQQRLRLLGGLSMLAAQSGAEVTCVFDGQDLDTPVIMAQPRGVRVRFSRTGETADELIRRLVRAEPDGRPVVVVSSDREVADGVRRAGARPVSSALLLRRLVRT, from the coding sequence ATGTCCGATGGCGGGTCGTCCGGGGACGCTGCGGTCGGGGGTGGCTCTTCCGCCGGTGAGGCTTCCGGCGGTGCTGCCGCCGGCGGTAGTTCGGCCGGTGCTTCGTCCTCCGGCGCCCCCGGCGCAGCCGGTGCTGCTTCCTCGGGCGGCGAGCCGTCCACCGAAGCTGCTCCCGGCGGCGGTTCGGCTGGGGATGCCGCCGCGGCCGACCATGGCGAGGACGAGAGCGGCGAGCGGTTGGACCGGCCGCTGCCGGAGGGGGTGCGCCGCCGGGTCGTCGGGATAGCGGCGGACGCCCTGGGCAGCCTGCCCGCCGCCGAGCTGCCCGCCGGTCTGCGGCCGTACGCCAAGTTCACCCCGGCCCGGCGGGCCAAGTACGCCGCCACCGCGCTGGCCGCCGCGCTGGCCGCCGAGCCGCTCTTCCGGCTGCGCATAGCGGACCGGCTGCGGCTCGGCCAGCCCGAGCTGGTGCGGGCGCTGGAGAGCGGTACGGCCCCGGCCGCCGCCGATCCGATGGATGTGGCCGCCGCCGCCTATCTGGTCCGGTCGCGCGGCTGGAGCCGACTGGTGGCCGACGCCGGCGAGGAGGCCGAGCGGGCCGACGCCGAGGGCACCGCCGCCGAGGCCGTACGCCTGGCGGAGAAGCTGGAGGGCGAACTGGCCGCGCTGCGCGCCTCCGCCCGCACCGACGCCGATCGGCTGCGCGGTGAACTGGACGCCGCCAAGCGGGAGTCGGACGCGCTGCGCAAGAAGCTGCGCAGCCTGGAGAGCGACACCCGCCGCGCGGAGGCCGCGACCCGGAAGGTGGCCGCCGAGCTGGAGGCGGCCCGGGCGGCGGCGCAGGCCGAGCGCTCCACCGCCGAGGGCGAGGCCCGGCGGCTGCGGCATCGCGTCGCCGAACTGGAGTCGGCCCTGGAGGCCGGCCGCCGTACGGCCCGCGAGGGCCGCAGCGTGGAGGACATGCGGCTGCGGCTGCTGCTGGACACCGTGCTGCACGCCGCCCAGGGCCTCCAGCGCGAGCTGGCGCTGCCGGTGACCCGGATGCGCCCGGCCGACCTGGTGGAGGCGGTGGCGCCCGGGGCGGCCTCCCCGCACGATGTCGCCCGGCGGGCGCTGGCCGAGGACGACCCGGCGCTGCTGGACCAGTTGCTGGCGCTGCCCCAGGTACATCTGCTGGTGGACGGCTACAACGTCACCAAGACCGGCTATCCCATGCTGCCGCTGGAGCAGCAGCGCCTCCGGCTGCTGGGTGGGCTCTCCATGCTGGCGGCGCAGAGCGGCGCCGAGGTGACCTGTGTCTTCGACGGGCAGGACCTGGACACGCCGGTGATCATGGCGCAGCCGCGCGGGGTGCGGGTGCGGTTCAGCCGTACCGGGGAGACGGCCGACGAGCTGATCCGGCGGCTGGTGCGGGCCGAGCCCGACGGCCGGCCGGTGGTGGTGGTCTCGTCCGACCGCGAGGTGGCCGACGGTGTACGGCGGGCCGGTGCGCGGCCGGTGTCGTCGGCGCTGCTGTTGAGGCGGCTGGTTCGCACCTGA
- a CDS encoding rhomboid family intramembrane serine protease, with amino-acid sequence MVIPVHDDSPVRRLPLVTYALIAVNAAVFVTGPASGLDPLYGSPQQRGCAQQRYTQRWGAVPEELLTNRPLSPAAVPPPPAGAPHCPPAEVPGKVPALSVVTSLFVHGGWLHLLGNLLFLLVFGRDVEDRMGRLRFLAFYLGVGTVATYGYALAEIHTADATRTLIGASGAIAGVLGASLRLYPKARVTSLVPLLLFLPLRFPAWLVLGFWFAVQWWWAHSADDSDPGVAYLAHVIGFAAGFLATWALYGRARSPRQPPQSPQPAADPRRESDPDPV; translated from the coding sequence ATGGTGATCCCGGTGCACGACGACAGCCCGGTCCGGCGCCTGCCCCTGGTGACCTATGCGCTGATCGCGGTGAACGCCGCCGTCTTCGTCACCGGCCCGGCCTCCGGCCTCGACCCGCTGTACGGCTCGCCGCAGCAGCGCGGCTGCGCCCAGCAGCGCTACACCCAGCGCTGGGGGGCGGTCCCGGAGGAACTGCTGACCAACCGGCCGCTCTCCCCCGCCGCCGTACCGCCGCCCCCGGCCGGGGCGCCGCACTGCCCGCCCGCCGAGGTCCCCGGCAAGGTCCCGGCGCTCTCCGTGGTCACCTCGCTCTTTGTGCACGGCGGCTGGCTGCACCTGCTGGGCAATCTGCTCTTCCTGCTGGTCTTCGGCCGCGATGTGGAGGACCGCATGGGCCGGCTGCGCTTTCTCGCCTTCTATCTGGGCGTCGGCACCGTGGCGACCTACGGTTACGCCCTGGCCGAGATCCACACCGCGGACGCCACCCGCACCCTGATCGGTGCGTCCGGCGCCATCGCCGGGGTGCTCGGCGCCTCGCTGCGGCTCTATCCGAAGGCGCGGGTCACCAGCCTGGTGCCGCTGCTGCTCTTTCTGCCGCTGCGGTTCCCGGCCTGGCTGGTACTGGGCTTCTGGTTCGCCGTGCAGTGGTGGTGGGCGCACTCCGCCGACGACTCCGACCCGGGGGTGGCCTATCTCGCCCATGTGATCGGCTTCGCCGCCGGCTTCCTCGCCACCTGGGCGCTCTACGGCCGCGCCCGCTCCCCCCGGCAGCCCCCGCAGTCCCCGCAGCCCGCCGCCGACCCGCGCCGGGAGTCCGACCCCGACCCGGTCTGA
- a CDS encoding Lrp/AsnC family transcriptional regulator, with protein sequence MITAIVLIKTTVDRIPEIAEAIAALDGVSEVYSVTGTYDLVAMVRVRSHEDLAEVIPGHLNKVPGVQHTETHIAFRTYSQHDLEAAFALGLDE encoded by the coding sequence GTGATCACCGCGATCGTGCTCATCAAGACCACCGTCGACCGGATTCCCGAGATCGCCGAGGCAATCGCCGCGCTGGACGGCGTGAGCGAGGTCTACTCGGTCACCGGCACCTACGACCTGGTGGCGATGGTCCGGGTGCGCAGCCACGAGGACCTGGCCGAGGTGATCCCCGGCCACCTCAACAAGGTCCCCGGGGTGCAGCACACCGAGACGCACATCGCCTTCCGGACCTACTCGCAGCACGACCTGGAGGCGGCCTTCGCCCTCGGCCTGGACGAGTAG